The following are encoded together in the Ovis aries strain OAR_USU_Benz2616 breed Rambouillet chromosome 15, ARS-UI_Ramb_v3.0, whole genome shotgun sequence genome:
- the LOC101112257 gene encoding oocyte-secreted protein 1, whose translation MKPSSGLRGLLVLFCLTWTCAGDWSAMKVRCSYFWFYAKIKPTLFHNLYMNPDEAFLGDDCPVTHVSPDAHYEFFYYSNKCGIVTKTFQETLLLQTKIKYISSNSGDMAEMPVSCVVTKQACMYPSSNETESGDDETSSEDTEVAYVLQSQNNLNTMFSLCAK comes from the exons ATGAAGCCTTCCTCGGGATTAAGAGGACTCTTAGTCCTTTTCTGTTTGACATGGACTTGTGCTGGAGATTGGTCAG CTATGAAAGTACGCTGCAGCTACTTTTGGTTCTATGCCAAGATTAAACCCACACTATTTCACAATTTGTACATGAATCCTGATGAAGCATTTTTAGGAGATGACTGCCCTGTAACCCACGTTTCACCAGATGCTCATTATGAATTTTTCTACTATTCTAATAAATGTGGCATCGTAACCAAA ACTTTCCAGGAGACTCTTCTGCTTCAGACTAAAATCAAGTATATCTCAAGTAATTCCGGAGACATGGCTGAAATGCCCGTGTCCTGTGTCGTCACGAAGCAAGCATG CATGTACCCTTCGtcaaatgaaactgaaagtggagatgATGAAACCAGCTCTGAAGACACGGAAGTTGCTTACGTACTGCAGTCACA gaATAATCTGAATACTATGTTCTCTCTGTGTGCCAAATGA
- the OOSP2 gene encoding oocyte-secreted protein 2: protein MQNQYIFADELYLGSGCPMTPIQTYMYDFIYPVYECGIRIRRAVSEEVLLFQTELYFNPRNIRYGPQKIPLECSASRKSVWLMPVSTENEVKLDPSPFIADFKTTPEELGLLNSSQTDSILNLKLIP, encoded by the exons ATGCA AAATCAGTATATATTTGCTGATGAATTATATCTGGGATCAGGCTGCCCCATGACTCCGATACAAACATATATGTATGATTTTATATACCCTGTCTATGAATGTGGGATCAGGATAAGAAGG GCTGTTTCAGAGGAGGTGCTCCTTTTTCAAACAGAGCTATATTTTAACCCTAGGAATATACGTTATGGCCCTCAGAAAATCCCTCTGGAGTgttctgcctctag GAAGTCAGTGTGGCTGATGCCAGTTTCTacagaaaatgaagtaaaattggATCCCAGTCCCTTCATTGCTGACTTTAAGACAACACCAGAAGAGTTAGGATTATTAAATTCTAGTCAGACTGACTCCATACTTAACTTGAAATTGATACCATGA
- the MS4A3 gene encoding membrane-spanning 4-domains subfamily A member 3, translating into MHSVQNLSHPPSYFFFSVVYTGYSTWGAIFFLVSGILSLLAGKKPTKTLLESSLGMHSASASVAVVGIVYLSMNLFANDPLLKDCQSSQPPALCIYMEASSNGLISLMLVLTLLELCIACSVIALWLKANCCHLRKAISSLSNPGESRMPPNESKEIQS; encoded by the exons ATGCATTCCGTACAAAACTTGTCCCATCCCCCCAGTTACTTCTTTTTCTCGGTTGTTTACACAGGTTATTCCACATGGGGGGCTATATTT TTTCTTGTTTCGGGAATTTTATCTCTCTTAGCcgggaaaaaacccacaaaaacacTG CTGGAGAGCAGTTTGGGGATGCACTCTGCCAGTGCCTCCGTCGCAGTGGTCGGGATTGTTTATCTCTCAATGAATTTATTTGCTAACGACCCATTACTCAAGGACTGTCAGTCTTCCCAGCCACCTGCCTTGTGCATTTACATGGAAGCCTCTTCAAAC GGTCTCATATCACTGATGCTGGTCCTCACCTTGCTGGAATTGTGCATAGCCTGCTCTGTCATAGCCCTGTGGCTCAAAGCAAACTGCTGCCATTTAAGAAAG gCAATTTCCTCCCTTTCTAATCCTGGGGAATCAAGAATGCCTCCAaatgaaagcaaggaaattcagTCTTGa